One part of the Phragmites australis chromosome 3, lpPhrAust1.1, whole genome shotgun sequence genome encodes these proteins:
- the LOC133912995 gene encoding transcription factor bHLH18-like — MEDSSQFMQWAMSTLQHDHSPGTPAAACDDGGDTFSSLQLFDGYSASLLNSMVPGEPPAREGHRATNSWSSGDTDSGNGGGSASVTAMERDGRSPSQNSVKCAAPPSSAGSGTNKPLTWNFNSASALLSNEAVPNSAAAARAANDGGGVPQMMQHRPTPMRRASAKGSGSSSSAPYAQDHIIAERKRREKINERFIELSTVIPGLKKMDKATILSDATRYVKELQEKLKTLQDGGNKGQSIESTVLVKRPCIEAPDDEDGRPPSYAPAAPKVAATSSALPEIEARISEERYVMLRIHCTDAKGVLVRVLAEVEGLHLSITHANVMLFPACTLIITITAKMEEGFNATTDGIVERLNSALSQHSRNSTEETEASVEKTCSDMAK; from the exons ATGGAGGATTCGAGCCAGTTCATGCAGTGGGCCATGAGCACTCTGCAGCACGATCACTCGCCGGGAACGCCGGCCGCTGCCTGCGACGATGGCGGCGACACCTTCTCGTCACTCCAGTTGTTTGATGGGTACTCGGCATCACTGCTGAATAGCATGGTCCCGGGGGAACCACCAGCGCGAGAAGGCCACCGGGCCACTAACAGCTGGAGCTCGGGCGACACCGACAGTGGCAATGGCGGCGGCAGCGCATCTGTCACTGCCATGGAGCGCGACGGCAGGTCGCCGTCGCAAAACTCGGTCAAGTGTGCTGCGCCCCCGAGCAGCGCTGGTAGCGGCACCAACAAGCCCCTGACCTGGAACTTCAACTCGGCGTCCGCGCTTCTGAGCAACGAAGCCGTGCCGAACTCTGCCGCCGCCGCAAGGGCAGcgaacgacggcggcggcgtgccGCAGATGATGCAGCACCGGCCAACGCCGATGAGGAGAGCCTCTGCGAAAGGCTCAGGGTCCTCGTCGTCCGCGCCGTACGCCCAGGACCACATCATCGCAGAGAGGAAGCGGCGGGAGAAGATAAACGAGCGCTTCATCGAACTCTCCACAGTCATCCCCGGCCTCAAGAAG ATGGACAAGGCGACGATCCTTTCGGACGCGACGAGGTACGTGAAGGAGCTCCAAGAAAAACTCAAGACACTCCAAGACGGCGGCAACAAAGGCCAGAGCATCGAGTCAACCGTGCTCGTCAAGAGGCCGTGCATCGAGGCGCCGGACGACGAGGACGGCCGCCCACCGTCATACGCACCAGCGGCGCCCAAGGTGGCTGCGACCAGTAGCGCGCTGCCGGAGATCGAGGCGAGGATCTCGGAGGAGAGATACGTGATGCTGAGGATCCACTGCACGGACGCCAAGGGGGTCCTGGTCAGGGTGCTCGCCGAGGTCGAGGGGCTCCACCTCAGCATCACGCATGCCAACGTCATGCTGTTCCCGGCGTGCACTCTGATCATAACCATCACGGCAAAG ATGGAGGAGGGATTCAACGCCACCACGGACGGCATTGTTGAAAGGCTGAATTCTGCACTGTCCCAACATAGCAGAAATAGTACAGAGGAAACAGAAGCTTCTGTTGAAAAAACTTGCTCAGATATGGCCAAATAA